The following DNA comes from Cygnus olor isolate bCygOlo1 chromosome 15, bCygOlo1.pri.v2, whole genome shotgun sequence.
CCAGCGGGTGGCCTCCACTGGGTGTCTCCCACTGAGTGTCCTCCGGCAGCAGCACCATCACCCCTGGGTGCGGGGCTGCCGTCAGCCTCCTGCCCCCATTGGCTTTGCCTTACACATCCATCGCCGTGCCAGGCCTGCCGTTCTGCCTGCTGCCGCCCGTCTGCCCTGCGTGAGTGGGTGGGGACAGCGCGTCCTGCGTGGGGAAGGGGTCGCTCCGTTTCTGGCAGGTAGAGCGAATGAAGCCGCACCGAAACCCCCGATGCCCGTTGTGCGGCCCCTAGGTCTTGGGGAAAgggacatttatttattttttcagctagtATCACGTGCCCATATGTTTGCTTCTATATATTAATATGAAcccgtatatatatatataaaatatatattaatatagtTAATATAtgaattaatatataaaattataaatatatttatataatataattaatatatcaATACAATTAATGTGTATTAATGTGATGTATTAACATATTAACATATTAATGTGAATATTAATATTACATGAACAGATATAGTTTGGGTCACACAATGCTGTAATTCTGTGGTGTCCATACAAGGGGCCGCGCTCGGTTCTCGCAGCGTGCTCGCTGCCACAGGCTGCCCCGGCGCCAGCttccaggctggctgcagggatgTGAGGCtccttttctgtaattaaaggGATCCGCGTCCGTCCGTGTCCATCCACGTCCGTCCGTGTCCATTGTCCCAGCACAAGGAGGTGGGGAGCGATGAACTTTGCAGAAACCTCACATCGGTCAGAAAGGAATGCggcattaaaaggaaataataatgattaataataatgattaataaTGATTAACAATGATTAACAATAACGATTATTAACGATAAcgataataataacagtaataataacaacaataataacgataataataataataataggaaatAATCCTCCCAGAAGAGCAGAGCCAAGAGGAGCCGAGCCGAAAGTAGCCGAGCGGAGCCGAAGGCagccgagcggagccgagcAGAGCCGAGCAGGGCCGAAGGCAGCCGCCGGGCGGAGCCGAGCGTAGCCGAGGGGAGCCGAGCGCAGCCGAGGTGCGTGAGGCGAGGCCAtggcgggccgggggccggtCGTCGTGTTCGGGGCCACCGGTGAGCGAGGgcccggggcgggccgggggctgggggctgggccCGGCGGGCCCCGGCTCACGGCCCCGCGTCGCCTCCCGCCGCAGGGGCTCAGGGCGGCTCGGTGGTCCGGGCCCTGCTGGCCGAGGGCACCGGGGAGGTCCGCGCCGTGACGCGGAGCCCCGGCAGCGCGGCGGCCGCGCAGCTGAGGCAGCTGGGAGCCCGCGTGGTGGCGGCGGACCTGGACGACGGGCGGACGCTGGAGCCGGCCTTGGCGGGCGCCTACGGAGCCTTCGTGGTCACCGACTTCTGGAATCACTGCAGCCGGGAGAGGGAAGTGGAGCAGGTAGCGCCTTGCTGTCGCGGGCCTCGCGCCTGGCGGAGGTACAGCCGTGTGGCAGCAGGGCGCGGCTGCTCTCAGAGCTCTTCCTGCAGCCTCGCCAGCCCCGCTGGCTCCGGCCTCCGGTCCGCAGCAGTCACCAGGCTTTGCAAATGGATCGGGTCCCGGTTCTTGCAAAGCCAGAACTCGTTCCCTGCGCCCCACCTTGTCACACGGTTAGATGCCCTGAGACTCGGGGCGGTGGAGGGCACTCAGAGCGGCAGGGGTGGGCTGACCGCCCCGCAGAGCCTCCCCAGGAGGGGGCCAGGGCTGTGGCTGCCTGCGCTCTGCTGCACGCACAGCTTTGGGGCCAAAACGTGTTACAGCATCAGAAATCCCAGGGCCTTCCCCAGCGAGGGGAGCTCACCCTAGGGGAGGCTGATGGCTTCAAAAGGTAAGATCTGCTAGGGCAGATCCCTGGTGGGTGCTTAGGGTTGGGGTTTGTGCACTcggtggaggagctggagggtTTGTGACCCTTTAAAGTAGGATGTATAAGCAGAGGACTGCTCCCCCTGGCCAGCTCACACTGCTGGGTCTGCTCAGCCCCGGTCCAGCTGAGGGCTCAGAGCATGAGGTGTGTGGAGCTTGTCCCCTGGTGTGTTGGATGCTGCCTGCCCGCCCAGTGGAACGAAGGGGAAGGGGTGTGTGGGGATGAAAGCTTGCGTGTGTCCCATGGGAGCCATGCTTCTCTTCGTGGCTGGTGTCACTCTTCACACAGGGGAAGCGGCTTGCTGATCTGTCGAAGCGCCTGGGTTTGCGCCACGTGGTGTACAGTGGCCTGGAGAACGTCAAGAAGCTGACAGGAGGCTGCCTAGAGGTGCCCCACTTCGATGGCAAAGGCATGGTGGAGGAGTACTTACAGGCCATTGGCGTTCCCACCACAATTATCCGAATGCCGTGCTACtttgagaattttctttctttcttcaaaccTGAGAAGGCCCCACAAGGAGATGGGTTTGTTCTGGGTAAGACCGGGCCTCTCGCTCTGCAGCTCGCTCTCCCAACTTCTTGTCTGCTCAGTGCAAACTCCCTGGGCTGGAGGAACCATCCCCTCTGCGGGCTTCTCCGCAGTTCAGAACATAGAGGCTCAAAAGATCCTGGTTTTTCCACACCTCACGTTCAGAGGCAGGGTGCCaaaaactgcagctctgcatcTGGGGAGCTGGGCTCTCGCGCAGGGCTGCGCTCTGACTGGGATCGCTCTGTCCCCTACAGCGCTGCCCATGGGGGACACCCCCATGGATGGGATGGCAGTGGAGGACTTGGGGCCCGTCGTGCTCAGCGTGCTGAAGTCCCCGGAGGAGTACATAGGCCGCGTGATCGGGCTCAGCACTGGCAAGCTCACCATGGCAGAGTACGCCGCTGCCTTCTCCCAGCAGACGGGCAAGACCGTGGAAGCCTCCAAGGTAGGAAGCACCCCTTGGTGTGTTTGATGCTGTTGAGGTAGGTGGGAAGCTGGGTCCTGTCTGGGACaacaggcaggagctgcagcagctctctgctctgaGAACAAAGCACCTCTGATGCTCGCTGTAGCTTCTCCTCTGCCAGGGATAGGCAAGCAGAGTTTTTCTTCCCAGGccttcagcacagcacagaagcagtgCCCCACACCTTGCTTcatgcagggacagcagctcctgtggTACCTGgtggcagcccaggctgcttgGGCTGTCCCAGAGCTCTCCCAGACCCCTCCGGGTGTTTCCAGAGCCCCTCAGCCGTGGCTGTTCCTAGGGGCAGGGAAAGGCTCCTGGTGGCTGCACTGGGCCTCGTCTGCTGGGGCATGTGCCCCTTGTCTGAGCCTAAGCCTGGCTGGGTGCTGGCCCCGAGCAGCCCGGGCTGTTCCCTGCCGGACGGGACTGCAGGGCACTCAGTGACACTGCCCTGCCACGTGGCTGTGGATCTGGGAGGCAGCTGCCTCGGGACGGATGCAGAACAAGCTCCTGAGCATCTGCTGTGTGATGTCCCCCTACGCACACCCTCCTCACACTGGAGGAAGGGtgggctggggcggggggggggggacgactCGTGGACCCTACCCAATAGACTCGCTGAGCAGCAGATCCTTCCTCACCCGTGGAAATTAATGCAGCAGACTGCTGTAACGCAGCCCTCTTCGGCCTCCCTGCATGGTGTCAGAGAAATGCCCTAGCAGCCTCTGCCCTGTGAAGCCGGTGCTTTTCCTTGATTCTCTCGGCAGATCTCACCAGAGGAGTATGAGAGACTCGGCTTCCCGGGGGCGAAGGAGCTGGCTGCGATGTTCCGTTTCTATGCCCTGAGGCCAGACCGCAACGTGGAGCTGACGATGAAACTCAACCCCAAGGCCCGCACCTTCCAGCAGTGGCTGGCAGAcaacaaagctgctttctgacCTTTCCTTCTCTCGTCTTCCACCTGAGCTTTTGCAGCAGGTAGCAGGACCTGGCCGAGGCCGTGAGCCGCGCAGCCTTGCGCTCGTGCCTGGGGGGCGGCTGACCTCCAGGAGCACGTGCAGGAGCAGCGTGCCGACTGGGCTGTAACGGCTGTGCACACCATCTTTAGGGAGGTGTTTAGTAATTCTGGGTGTTTTCACATCTGTGGGATCGGTTTCTTGGGACCACAGCCTTTCCTAGGCAGCTCCGAGCCATACCGCACAACGTTGGGCACTCAGGTCCCAATAGCGCTGTGCCCACGCCAGGTACCCACAGCAGCGCCCCAGAGCAGcgctggggcaggctggggttTCTCCTTGGACCCCGTTCAGGCATCACAGGGAGGGCGGCAGGCCTGGCTGCGTGTCTGCGGAGACAGGGCCCGGTGCTGACAGCCCCGAGGGGTGAGAGCTCAATTCCTCAAGCCAGACAGCTCCCGGCACCTGCAGCCTGGCCTTTGCGCTCACAGGGCTGATTTCCAACACTGCCCTCAGTAGCTGAGTATAACTTTCACGATTGTCTTTTAAGACAATTAATTGTCTTTTAACACTTTAAGACttgtttaaaaagctttttccctCACCCTCCCCCGACGGTACTGTTGGGGTGAGCTCTGGGCCACGGCTGGCTTCGTGCTTGAAGTCAGGCGTGGGCACGACTCCGTTACCTAGCCCTGCGCCCCCATCCCAGAGCCGACCTTCGTTCCTTGCCCGTCactggggcagggaagggagcaaCGACAAACCCACGGAGGCAGGATGGGGGAAGAGCAGACAAGGCAGCGAGGCACAGCACGTGttaaatatctttatcaatCTTATTTACATGGATACAGAATCACTTTACAGGCAATTTAATCAGGAGGCAACGCGTGCTTTTTTTCAGCTAATTAAGAAGGGCAGGACTACGACATGTTCTTGTTTAGCTGGTCGATTAGTATGTGGGCTGATGGTACCTGCACGGCATAGCTAACAACAGCGGGCAACAGTAACCATGAAAATACTGCAagagctcagctcctcctgGAAGGACCGATCCACTTCACTTGTATTCTCACACACATAGAACAATGACTCTGAACAATCATTTATGCTGTGGGTGTTGCACTAACAATAAATTTGTCCAAACTGGCAAAGGGCTTGGTGATAAATTTGTACCAGCTTAGAAGCAACAGCATCTCCGTAGTAACTTCAGTCGattgaggagggggaggaaacCTGAGGCAAAGCGCAGATCCCATCTCTGCGCTTCGTGCAGGAAATCAGCAGGACTAAGAAACCCCAAGgctgctgaggaagctggggcGGCTGGGCTCTGACAAGTCCCAGCGAAAGGGAGACATCCTGCTGCGAGCGTGATGCAGGGCGGCTAGAAGGGCGCGGGAGACTGTCTGTTGTGAAGACAGGCTTAAAAGCCACGGACACACCGAGTCTCCTAGGAGAAGATAAGCAGTGCCAAGTTCACCACGCACGTCTAGCATTCAGAGGGGCACCTGAGTGAACAGCAGCCATCTTGGGCTCCATACAGCAGACTGCTCCGCTCTGTGCTGGAAGGacaattctttattttcacatttccacTGGTTTGGATTCTAAGtaatttttcaacttttttttttttttaaaaaaaaacaaaaacaaaaacaaataagctTCTAGCAGCAGTATGGACAGTGGAACAACCTCAGGAGACACCCACGTTACCACAAAGCTGGCATTTTCCATTGTTACCATTTCCTAGGACGCTGGGTTGCTACTGTATCGTGATGAAGGTTGGTGCCTCAGTGCTTTGTGGCCTCCAGCTGGGATTCTCACTGTGCTGCTGACTGACATCCTTCGCTCTCCAGAGCCCGCTGCCAGAAGGATTCATCCCCGACTGCTAAGatgatctgctgctgctggctcttaGTTTCCAGTAGAACGTTTCCCTGCAATTGAAGcaagcaaaatgtttaatttttcccGAATGCACCAGATTAAGGTGCACAGCCCCTCCAGCCTGCTTTGGAGCACGAGCAAGTCCCCGCCTGACCTGCAGTCACGCTTTGTCAGCCACAGGGAGCGGACGAGTTTGAAGCTGAGCCCCTGGAATCCAAGGGGGTATTTCCAAGTGGGCTGCTGTCAGCCCACGACCAGCACCAGAGGCTCTGCGGGCCCCTCCTGCACCTCCCAGCAAGGCGCTGCTCCTCCCAGCGGCAGCAGAACTGCCCGGCCCCAGCTTTGCCAGCTCACAGGAACGCCCTCAGTGCTTGGAGGAGGGACAGTCCCTGAGGGGACAAGTACTCCCAGGAAGCGGAGCTGCAGGGGAGGCCACCGACCTCCCTGAAGCTGTCTCCAGCGTTTCCTTTCCTGGTGCAGCAACAATGCAACTGGGGCCCTGGCTTTTTGCTCCAGGTCACAGGGGACAGCTAGGGCTGGTCACATCGGTGGCTGGAAGGCCTGAGGCTAAGTGAGAAGCAATGCGCTGCTTTCGCTTCTTCCACCTCCCAAGAAGGGCAAGTTCTGCTCGGTGTGGGGGAAaggcaacaacaaaacataagaGGCTTCCTACCTCGGATGGGGTATCAGGAgctaaacattttcttaagtTTGGAAAGGAATCCCTCCTTGTTCTCCTCAGCCTCAGGCCTATCCTCGCCTGCGTCAGCTCTAGCCGTGGCCCTGCCACCTGGACACAAACAGCAAAGGGCTGCAGTCAGATACATTCCTCAGGCTGCCCCAGCTACGTctcccaccagcagccagcGCCCCTGACAAAGGGAGAGGGTTATTTTGGACTGGGAATGGTCGGGTCAGCTGGTTTCGCCAGCACCCTCAAGTATCTCTCCatgaggggctgcagcaggcagcgagCCACGGTACCAGGGCCACTCTCTGAAAGCACCGGAGAGCCTTGACCCCAGAAGGGGAACAGAAGGAGGTCAGCCCAGGTAACGGCGGTCCTTGCCCTTCTCCTCAGCCCTCCGGCTGCCAAGGGAATTCCTGTGCTCTGCACAACCAGGGCAGAGGCCTGACACACTTAGAACACAAGCACTTGGAAGCGGGAGTCTGCCACTGAAAGCAAGTTCTTGACTTCACCCTACAGAAGGGTAAGCTACGCTAGTGGTCCCTGGAAAAATCTGTCTGCCCATGTTTCATCGTCTGTGTCACGTTTAGGGCAAAGGAGTGCAAAACCACAGCAGGAGCCTCCTGTAAGTAATTCTCATGCAGTGCTCAGACAAACAGTATCAAGGAGAAACTGAACTCAGGCTAGAATGAAAAAGGCTACAGATATTTCAGAACAAGTGTCCAGATAAGGAATCTTactggcagcagctggcaaaGTTTTCCTATACAAAAAAAGTCCTGAGAAGTTTTTTGTCCTTCTGAGAAGTGGctacagcaaaaacaaaggCAACCTCTTTGCTACTCTGTTTTTTCTGCAGCCTAACCATCAGTAACAAAACCCAAAATCCTCCCCAGCCTTTTTTGGGACACAGAGGGCACAAAGTCCAGTCCCTCCCCGTCCTCCCGCAGCCAACACCCGCGCTCAGACTGATGCAATGGCATGAAACACTGAGGCCTGCAGCAGAACGTGCCTCCATCCACTCAGGGTACTTTCTGCCTCCCAGAGCAAGGACAggcttttcagcagcagcctgtcTCAATACTGCAAGCTACTGGCTTTGGTTTTAATCCACCTTGTTGCTTAATTGCATTTAAGATATCTCTGCCCTTCCCTCCAAGATGCATCTTTAATGTTACCTGAAGCGGAAAAGACAATCCCATTCACTTCTGTATCATCAAAGCACTATAAAACATAACATTGGTAAGTATATGGCAGATTCCATCTTCCAATATCCTGAACTTCCAATATCCTGAACTTCCAATATCCTGAACTTCCAATATCCTGAACTTCCAATATCCTGAACTTCCAATATCCTGAACTTCCAATATCGTAGGCTTTGGCATGTGAGGTAGAGAGGACCTGAATTCCCACAACCATAGAGCAGCTTTGAAAAGCTTACCTTTGCCTAGCTGTACGCAGTCAAAAATGCCCTTTTTGGTTTCAACCAAAAATAAACCACAATCTAACAGGCATTAAGAAGCTCATTGTTCCAGTGTGAGTAAAGAAAGCACTGTTTTGCtagcagaaaagacaaaatttttgTCTTGCCTTACTGTTCTGTCTGCAGCTGCTACTGCTGCAGGATACCTCACCACTGACACTTAAAACACAACTGCTGGATCCAAGGTTTTAATCTGgaactgaaaaagcagctttacaaAGCTCCCAGCTGACTTCATGCCTTCCATCACGCTGGATGCTCTCTGCTGACTGGAGCCAACACCCAGCACCAACAAACCTTTCTAGCCAAGGCTTCCCCATGTGCACCAGCTATGGCTCAGAGTAACCTTGACAGCAGTACTCCCCTTCAGCTTTCAAAGAGAAACGTCCCCACTGCAGCCAGAAGCAAGCGCTGAGGACAGATTAGCTCACGCAGAGAGCTGGCCTGAAACACATTCgccttttccatctctgctACCGTGACGAGTTACTTCTGGCCCAGGGGTAAAAGCCGGCAGCAGGAGGCATTCATCACCACAGCGAGACTCACCAGAACTTGTCAGGACCTGGAGTATCACAGTACCTGCTCCTTGTTCACACACGGATTTTGCCCAGTGACCATCAGAGCAATGCTCCCTGGGAAGAGGCTTTATGCCACAGCCTATTAACATCTCACTAAAACTAATTTCAAAGTAACACGGCAGGTTGTGCTGACACGCCGTCCGACAGTCGCCTTGGCTCACCTTCCGCTGTCCCCCTGAGCCCCCGGGAAGCGTTGTGCTCTCCCACACCACCTCCCCGAGGAAGGAGCACTAATTCCCCCAGCCCACCTGATGCTGTATTTGTGACTCCGTTCACTGTGCCGTCCACATCTGTCTCGTCCTCGGCATAGCTCATCATTAAGGCTCTCTGGCGATCTGTCAGCCTCCTGCAGGTCAAAGACAGAGGTGTTGGTTACGGCTGCCTTTAGGGACATCGCCAGGCTTCCTTATCCTTCTCTGGCAGCACACACAAGAGGCAGCTACTGGAAGCACAAGATTAATACATCTGGCATTCCCTGAGAATCCCTGTGACCAATCTATAAAGAGCCAGCCCcagtggaagaggagagagatgaCCCACTGCATTTCACCAAACTGtagtgaaaaagcaaaacccctTCAAGTGCTGAGAGAAACATCTGGAGCTGCAACAGAACAAACACCTGTGGGGGGAGGCCTCAGGAAATGAACTCCCTTGCTGCGTGCAGCAATGCAAACTAAAAAGTTTGCTTCACCACAGGagcagagggtggtgaggcagccTGAAAAGCAACTGCCAAGGACCTCAGTTACTTTAAGCTGCAGGTAGAAGAGCACAGACATGTTGTAAGCCAGAACACTGAATTTACGTAACTGGGTTCCAGACAAAAAGTGGCAGAAATCCAGGTGCATgactatttatatatttctaggGTTTAGGATTTTTACAGCTGTGTTGCCAAACTGTATTCTcaaaaaaagtaagcaaacaaacaaaaaccacaacagaagtCCAAAAGTCTACCTGTCTACTTCAcgctagaaaaaaaaaaaagaaaaagcagagaaatgactCTAACTGTCCaaggaaaattcaaaacagatCTTGATAAAGCAGTAAGAAATTTTCACAAAATccttctgaacattttttttttttgcaaaaagcTCAAGATTTCCCAGAAACTTGTGTTACTTACTGAGGAACTTTTATCTTTATGTGAATGTAGTGGTCTCCGTACCCATAACTATTAACCTTGGGAATGCCTTTCCCACTCATTCGAATTCTCTGGTCTGGCTGAATACCAGGGGGTATCTGTGAACACACAGGGGACACGTTTGTTATTCCACTGTATGCATTTACATAGTAATTGTGTTGCATGTTTGTAATCAATTATTTCTCCAGCAGGCTTCAAAATAAGATGGGAGAGATCTGGTAGGTTCATGCATCTGAACACATTCAGAGGCTAAGTCAACAACGATGGCAAAGCTTGTAAAGAACCTAGCAGGGTTCACCAGACTTCGGAAGGGATTTGTGCAGCAATGCACCCAGCCgctcctgtccctgtccccacacaGTGATCTGGAAAGGAGGTGGGCCCAAGCAGGTCGCAAGCTACCTGACACTCAGTCCTGAAGAAGTCTGACACTTGATACTGGGGGACCGAGAAGATTTGCACCATCTCTGCAGCAAAGTGGGGCTCTGATGCCCCACAGTGATTTATGCCCGAGCTCTTCCACGTAACGGTACCTACCGTGATATTGATTGTCTCGTACAAGCCTTGACATCTGGCTGTACCTCCCAGAACAGCTTGTGCTACTGAAATAAGGAGGTCTGAATGGATATCTGCTCCATTTCTTCTGAACACGGAACTTTTTTGAACCTAAAAGGCAGGCAGTTCCAAAAAGTAGTGAGCAGAACAAT
Coding sequences within:
- the NMRAL1 gene encoding nmrA-like family domain-containing protein 1: MAGRGPVVVFGATGAQGGSVVRALLAEGTGEVRAVTRSPGSAAAAQLRQLGARVVAADLDDGRTLEPALAGAYGAFVVTDFWNHCSREREVEQGKRLADLSKRLGLRHVVYSGLENVKKLTGGCLEVPHFDGKGMVEEYLQAIGVPTTIIRMPCYFENFLSFFKPEKAPQGDGFVLALPMGDTPMDGMAVEDLGPVVLSVLKSPEEYIGRVIGLSTGKLTMAEYAAAFSQQTGKTVEASKISPEEYERLGFPGAKELAAMFRFYALRPDRNVELTMKLNPKARTFQQWLADNKAAF